From Burkholderia pseudomultivorans, the proteins below share one genomic window:
- a CDS encoding SDR family oxidoreductase, which produces MTAVSPRLAGKCAYITGAAGGLGRAIARRMVEQGARVFLTDIAEAAALDALAQELNVGRADTVAFAAVQDVRDEARWQALLAQANEAMGGLSVLVNNAGVGSVAAPAQVELDEWRRVMAINVESIVLGCKHALPYLSASRPASIVNISSVAAFKVEPDYTAYNASKAAVASLTKSVAIDCARRELDVRCNSIHPAFIRTGIVEPLFQALGERDAARKLARGIPLRRLGEPDDVAHAAVYLASDESRFMTAAELVLDGGMCAV; this is translated from the coding sequence ATGACAGCCGTTTCCCCGCGCCTCGCAGGCAAGTGCGCATACATCACGGGCGCCGCCGGCGGCCTCGGCCGCGCGATCGCGCGCCGCATGGTCGAACAGGGCGCGCGCGTGTTCCTGACCGACATCGCCGAGGCGGCCGCGCTCGATGCGCTCGCGCAGGAGCTCAATGTGGGGCGCGCGGACACGGTCGCGTTCGCCGCCGTGCAGGACGTGCGCGACGAAGCGCGCTGGCAGGCGCTGCTCGCGCAGGCGAACGAAGCGATGGGCGGGCTGTCGGTGCTCGTCAACAATGCGGGCGTCGGCTCGGTCGCCGCACCCGCGCAGGTCGAACTCGACGAATGGCGGCGCGTGATGGCGATCAACGTCGAGAGCATCGTGCTCGGCTGCAAGCATGCGCTGCCGTACCTGAGCGCGAGCCGCCCCGCGTCGATCGTCAATATCTCGTCGGTCGCCGCGTTCAAGGTCGAGCCGGACTACACCGCGTACAACGCGTCGAAGGCGGCGGTCGCGTCGCTGACGAAGTCGGTCGCGATCGACTGTGCGCGGCGCGAGCTCGACGTGCGCTGCAATTCGATTCATCCGGCGTTCATCCGCACGGGCATCGTCGAGCCGCTGTTCCAGGCGCTCGGCGAACGCGACGCCGCGCGCAAGCTCGCGCGCGGCATTCCGCTGCGCCGGCTCGGCGAGCCGGACGACGTCGCGCATGCGGCCGTCTATCTCGCGTCCGACGAGAGCCGCTTCATGACCGCCGCCGAACTCGTGCTCGACGGCGGCATGTGCGCGGTCTGA
- a CDS encoding phosphatase PAP2 family protein, translating to MWSEISNIGDAALTLPIALTCAAWLALSNWRLALRWVALLAAGMALVGATKILYAGCGVALPAFDFRVISGHTMLSTSVWTVALSMLWQAFRPGQAPGVAAGLLAGAATAVARVFDHSHTIPEVVAGWLLGALVAFAFLRAYARVQRTPVSPRLAAVCLFLVSGIAYGHRAPFQQMIDTHSPQLCAFVRSAPADRA from the coding sequence ATGTGGAGTGAAATCAGCAACATCGGCGATGCCGCGTTGACCTTGCCGATCGCCCTGACGTGCGCGGCCTGGCTCGCGCTGTCGAACTGGCGGCTCGCGCTGCGCTGGGTCGCGCTGCTGGCGGCCGGCATGGCGCTGGTCGGCGCGACCAAGATTCTCTATGCGGGCTGCGGCGTCGCGCTGCCCGCGTTCGATTTCCGCGTGATCAGCGGCCATACGATGCTGTCGACGTCGGTGTGGACCGTCGCGCTGTCGATGCTGTGGCAGGCGTTCCGTCCGGGCCAGGCGCCCGGCGTCGCGGCGGGCCTGCTCGCCGGCGCGGCGACGGCCGTCGCGCGCGTCTTCGATCATTCGCATACGATTCCCGAGGTCGTCGCGGGCTGGCTGCTCGGCGCGCTGGTCGCGTTCGCGTTCCTGCGTGCGTACGCGCGCGTGCAAAGGACGCCGGTCTCGCCGCGTCTCGCGGCCGTGTGCCTGTTTCTGGTGTCCGGCATCGCGTACGGGCATCGTGCACCGTTCCAGCAGATGATCGACACGCATTCGCCGCAGCTGTGCGCGTTCGTGCGTTCGGCGCCGGCCGACCGCGCCTGA
- a CDS encoding Nramp family divalent metal transporter, translating to MRFLPTTATAPFCPSEVKGSITIDAGASRWLKLKRFFGPGLLVAIGYMDPGNWATDIQAGSQFGYALLWVVAFSSIAAIFLQMLAARLGLVAGKDLAQASYDRYGPFGRAVQWVTAEVSIIACDIAEVLGCALAFKLLLGVPLAWGIVLTALDTVIVLGLQGKGFRQIEAIVLGLIATMAFCFVAQVAITPPDWHAVARGLVPGDPGHDRKDAIVLALGIVGATIMPHNLYLHSSVVQTRRVVGGARGAIRDTLAVVRVDTVVSLFVAMLVNAAILVVAAAAFHATGQTHVTDIEQAYQLITPIAGGAAALLFGIALLASGQSSTLTGTIAGQVIMDGFLHMKIPCYQRRLITRGLALVPALIGVLWLGDNSVGQLLVWSQVLLSLQLPFAMWPLIRSVGDRATMGEHTIGRGTRAIAWALFVVITGTNLLLITGVAG from the coding sequence ATGCGCTTCCTCCCCACCACCGCCACAGCTCCGTTCTGTCCGTCGGAAGTAAAGGGCAGCATCACGATCGACGCCGGCGCGTCGCGCTGGCTGAAGCTCAAGCGCTTCTTCGGCCCGGGCCTGCTGGTCGCGATCGGCTACATGGATCCCGGCAACTGGGCGACCGATATCCAGGCCGGCTCGCAGTTCGGCTATGCGCTGCTGTGGGTCGTCGCGTTTTCGAGCATCGCGGCGATCTTCCTGCAGATGCTCGCCGCGCGGCTCGGCCTCGTCGCCGGCAAGGATCTCGCGCAGGCCAGCTACGACCGCTACGGCCCGTTCGGGCGCGCGGTTCAATGGGTGACGGCCGAGGTGTCGATCATCGCGTGCGACATCGCGGAAGTGCTCGGCTGCGCGCTCGCGTTCAAGCTGCTGCTCGGCGTGCCGCTCGCGTGGGGCATCGTGCTGACCGCGCTCGACACGGTGATCGTGCTCGGGTTGCAGGGCAAGGGCTTCCGGCAGATCGAGGCGATCGTGCTCGGGCTGATCGCGACGATGGCGTTCTGCTTCGTCGCGCAGGTCGCGATCACGCCGCCCGACTGGCATGCGGTGGCGCGAGGGCTCGTGCCCGGCGATCCGGGGCATGACCGCAAGGACGCGATCGTGCTCGCGCTCGGCATCGTCGGCGCGACGATCATGCCGCACAACCTCTATCTGCATTCGTCGGTCGTGCAGACGCGGCGCGTGGTCGGCGGCGCGCGCGGCGCGATTCGCGACACGCTCGCCGTCGTACGCGTCGACACCGTCGTGTCGCTGTTCGTCGCGATGCTCGTCAACGCGGCGATCCTGGTCGTCGCGGCGGCGGCCTTCCATGCGACCGGGCAGACCCACGTCACCGACATCGAGCAGGCCTACCAGCTGATTACGCCGATCGCGGGCGGCGCGGCTGCGCTGCTGTTCGGCATCGCGCTGCTCGCGTCCGGGCAGAGCTCGACGCTGACGGGCACGATCGCGGGCCAGGTGATCATGGACGGCTTCCTGCACATGAAGATCCCGTGCTATCAGCGCCGGCTGATTACGCGCGGCCTCGCGCTGGTGCCCGCGCTGATCGGCGTGCTGTGGCTCGGCGACAATTCGGTCGGACAGCTGCTGGTCTGGAGCCAGGTGCTGCTGAGCCTGCAGCTGCCGTTCGCGATGTGGCCGCTGATCCGCTCGGTCGGCGATCGCGCGACGATGGGCGAGCACACGATCGGCCGCGGCACGCGCGCGATCGCGTGGGCGCTGTTCGTCGTCATCACCGGCACCAACCTGCTGCTGATTACCGGTGTCGCAGGCTGA
- a CDS encoding helix-turn-helix domain-containing protein, with translation MAQAARLGEAFNLANRLHAFGAGYQLKYVSESGGLLQSASGVRIATEALNDEHARRVLAFFHLHGERVAVNWNDALRRRLAEVREHARSIVDAMDLPALAAARRASATPARPAGRHRAATATELHAVETDVFAAALDMFRVDLGDSAAQEIACNLLRPVEQRYAQSMWAFRELSASPSIRMAAQRLRAQSVNRISVADVAQAVAMSERNFLRRFKNEIGVTPTEFVQHVRLERACHMLVHTMLPADKVARRTGFGSGERLAKLFRQRLLMSPTEFRVAEREKILAHDVAALDHAGEPAAHAYDAERPRRGAREKTGRIPVKSPYRDFDSRLPCASSPPPPQLRSVRRK, from the coding sequence TTGGCCCAGGCCGCGCGTCTCGGCGAGGCCTTCAATCTGGCGAATCGCCTGCACGCGTTCGGCGCGGGCTATCAACTGAAGTACGTTTCCGAAAGCGGCGGGCTGCTGCAATCGGCGTCCGGTGTGCGGATCGCCACCGAAGCGCTTAACGACGAACACGCCCGGCGCGTGCTCGCGTTCTTCCATCTGCACGGCGAGCGGGTGGCCGTCAACTGGAACGACGCGCTGCGTCGCCGGCTGGCCGAGGTGCGCGAGCACGCGCGCTCGATCGTCGATGCGATGGACCTGCCGGCGCTCGCCGCGGCGCGGCGCGCGTCGGCGACGCCCGCGCGGCCCGCCGGACGGCATCGCGCGGCGACCGCGACCGAATTGCACGCGGTCGAGACCGACGTGTTCGCCGCGGCGCTCGACATGTTCCGCGTCGACCTCGGCGACAGCGCCGCGCAGGAGATCGCCTGCAACCTGCTGCGGCCGGTCGAGCAGCGCTATGCGCAGTCGATGTGGGCATTCCGCGAACTGAGCGCGAGCCCGTCGATCCGGATGGCGGCGCAGCGTCTGCGCGCGCAGAGCGTGAATCGCATCTCGGTCGCCGATGTCGCGCAGGCCGTCGCGATGAGCGAGCGCAATTTCCTGCGGCGCTTCAAGAACGAGATCGGCGTGACGCCGACCGAGTTCGTACAGCACGTGCGGCTCGAGCGCGCGTGCCACATGCTGGTCCATACGATGCTGCCGGCCGACAAGGTCGCGCGGCGCACCGGCTTCGGCAGCGGCGAGCGGCTGGCGAAGCTGTTCCGCCAGCGCCTGCTGATGTCGCCGACCGAATTTCGCGTCGCCGAGCGGGAGAAGATCCTCGCCCACGACGTCGCAGCGCTGGACCACGCGGGCGAGCCGGCGGCGCACGCGTACGATGCCGAACGGCCGCGCCGCGGCGCGCGGGAGAAAACGGGGCGGATACCCGTAAAATCGCCCTATCGCGATTTCGACTCCCGGCTTCCATGCGCTTCCTCCCCACCACCGCCACAGCTCCGTTCTGTCCGTCGGAAGTAA
- a CDS encoding OsmC family protein, producing the protein MPSIHATAVLDADAPDYVVRLQAGSHSLTGDEAEREGGHDAGPAPYEFVLAGLAQCTAATLRMYMQRKSWPAVRIDVRTELHADREGLQYVRRVVTLDGALDDAQRARLAEICEKTPVTLFIKRGTRIETTLA; encoded by the coding sequence ATGCCGTCGATCCACGCCACCGCCGTCCTCGATGCCGATGCGCCCGACTATGTCGTTCGACTGCAGGCCGGCTCGCATTCGCTGACCGGCGACGAAGCCGAGCGCGAAGGCGGCCATGATGCCGGGCCGGCGCCGTACGAGTTCGTGCTGGCCGGCCTCGCGCAATGCACGGCCGCGACGCTGCGCATGTACATGCAGCGCAAGTCGTGGCCGGCCGTGCGCATCGACGTGCGCACCGAGCTGCACGCGGATCGCGAAGGCCTGCAGTACGTGCGGCGCGTCGTCACGCTCGACGGTGCGCTCGACGACGCGCAGCGCGCCCGTCTCGCGGAAATCTGCGAGAAGACGCCCGTCACGCTGTTCATCAAGCGCGGCACGCGAATCGAGACGACGCTGGCGTGA
- a CDS encoding Dyp-type peroxidase produces MSDVQQGILAPIDTAARYLTFTISNGGDVPAALAALREIVDGRDTVVGFGHSLALHLDRRIPGLTDYPAFAVKDRALPATPADVWVWLRADDRGEIVLRARAIERALAPAFTLQDAVDGFRYSNDRDLSGYEDGTENPTGDDAVAAAIVAGQGAGLDGASFVAVQQWLHDFDQMERIASADMDNIVGRRRSDNEELDDAPAFAHVKRTAQESFEPEAFMLRRSSPWSDARRAGLYFVAFGNSFRAFDVQMRRMSGADDGIVDGLFRFTRPLTGAYFWCPPMKDGKLDLSALGL; encoded by the coding sequence ATGAGCGACGTTCAGCAAGGCATCCTGGCTCCGATCGACACGGCGGCCCGATACCTGACCTTCACGATTTCGAACGGCGGCGATGTGCCGGCCGCGCTGGCCGCGCTGCGCGAGATCGTCGACGGGCGCGACACGGTCGTCGGTTTCGGGCACTCGCTGGCGCTGCACCTCGACCGTCGGATTCCGGGCCTGACCGACTATCCGGCGTTCGCGGTGAAGGACCGCGCGCTGCCGGCGACGCCGGCCGACGTGTGGGTCTGGCTGCGCGCCGACGATCGCGGCGAGATCGTGCTGCGCGCGCGGGCGATCGAACGCGCGCTCGCGCCCGCATTCACGCTGCAGGACGCCGTCGACGGGTTCCGCTATTCGAACGATCGCGACCTGTCCGGCTACGAGGACGGCACCGAGAACCCGACCGGCGACGACGCGGTGGCCGCCGCGATCGTCGCGGGGCAGGGCGCGGGGCTCGACGGCGCGAGCTTCGTCGCGGTCCAGCAGTGGCTGCACGACTTCGACCAGATGGAGCGCATCGCGTCCGCCGACATGGACAACATCGTCGGCCGCCGCCGGTCGGACAACGAGGAGCTCGACGACGCGCCGGCGTTCGCGCACGTGAAGCGCACCGCGCAGGAAAGTTTCGAGCCCGAAGCATTCATGCTGCGCCGTTCGTCGCCGTGGTCCGACGCGCGCCGCGCGGGCCTCTACTTCGTCGCGTTCGGCAACTCGTTCCGCGCGTTCGACGTGCAGATGCGCCGCATGAGCGGCGCGGACGACGGGATCGTCGACGGCCTGTTCCGCTTCACGCGGCCGCTGACGGGTGCGTACTTCTGGTGTCCGCCGATGAAGGACGGCAAGCTGGACCTGTCCGCGCTCGGGCTGTAA
- a CDS encoding ABC transporter ATP-binding protein, translated as MTQKTTRPGGQAFRAVFGFTFRYWRKQPLRIVTVASFALLAAVADVLTPLFAGRLVDALSSGVAERAAAWHAAIVAFGTLAALGIGATLLRQGVYLNIITLTLKMMSEIAAASFHRVQRFSTDWHANSFAGSTVRKITRGIWALDLLNDTVLIALLPSVTMLLGATVLLGTHWPVMGLVVGAGSLLYISVTVAVSLGIVAPAARLGNLWDTRMGGALADAVSCNAVVKAFGAETREEARLSRVIGKWRQRTRRTWVRGTLNGGLQGAMLVAMQAAMIGVALRLWANDEASVGDIAFSLTMFFMLQGYLRDVGMHIRNLQRSVNDMEELVALERQPLGIEDRPGAPAIRIGEGEIRFEHVTFRYGNHPVPLYDDFSMRIAPGERVGLVGHSGSGKTTFIKLIQRLYDVSGGRITIDGQDIARVRQDSLRSQIAIVQQEPVLFHRTLAENIAYARPDASRADIERAARLASAHDFIAALPDGYDTLVGERGIKLSGGERQRVAIARAFLADAPILILDEATSSLDSESEVLIQQAMERLMVGRTTLVVAHRLSTVRALDRLLVLDRGKVIEEGNHDALIRIDGGVYRRLFERQALELAKGLIDTPRRTADDSAGPLGEPAQA; from the coding sequence ATGACCCAGAAAACCACCCGTCCGGGCGGCCAGGCATTCCGTGCCGTCTTCGGCTTCACGTTCCGCTACTGGCGCAAGCAGCCGCTGCGCATCGTCACGGTCGCGTCGTTCGCGCTGCTCGCCGCCGTCGCCGACGTGCTCACGCCGCTGTTCGCCGGCCGCCTCGTCGACGCGCTGTCGAGCGGCGTGGCCGAGCGCGCCGCCGCATGGCATGCGGCGATCGTCGCATTCGGCACGCTGGCCGCGCTCGGCATCGGCGCGACGCTGCTGCGGCAAGGCGTCTACCTGAACATCATCACGCTCACGCTGAAGATGATGAGCGAGATCGCCGCCGCGTCGTTCCACCGCGTGCAGCGCTTCTCGACCGACTGGCACGCGAACAGCTTCGCGGGCTCGACCGTGCGCAAGATCACGCGCGGGATCTGGGCGCTCGACCTGCTGAACGACACGGTGCTGATCGCGCTGCTGCCGTCGGTGACGATGCTGCTCGGCGCGACCGTGCTGCTCGGCACGCACTGGCCGGTGATGGGGCTCGTCGTCGGCGCGGGCTCGCTGCTGTACATCTCGGTGACGGTCGCCGTGTCGCTCGGCATCGTCGCGCCGGCCGCGCGGCTCGGCAATCTGTGGGACACGCGGATGGGCGGCGCGCTCGCGGACGCGGTGAGCTGCAACGCGGTCGTCAAGGCGTTCGGCGCGGAAACGCGCGAGGAAGCGCGGCTGTCGCGCGTGATCGGCAAGTGGCGGCAGCGCACGCGCCGCACCTGGGTGCGCGGCACGCTCAACGGCGGGCTGCAGGGCGCGATGCTGGTCGCGATGCAGGCGGCGATGATCGGCGTCGCGCTGCGGCTGTGGGCGAACGACGAGGCGAGCGTCGGCGACATCGCGTTCTCGCTGACGATGTTCTTCATGCTGCAGGGCTATCTGCGCGACGTCGGGATGCATATCCGCAACCTGCAGCGCTCGGTCAACGACATGGAGGAACTCGTCGCGCTCGAGCGCCAGCCGCTCGGCATCGAGGATCGCCCGGGCGCGCCCGCGATCCGCATCGGCGAAGGCGAGATCCGCTTCGAGCACGTGACGTTCCGCTACGGCAACCATCCGGTGCCGCTGTACGACGACTTCTCGATGCGCATCGCGCCGGGCGAGCGCGTGGGCCTCGTCGGCCATTCGGGCTCCGGCAAGACCACGTTCATCAAGCTGATCCAGCGCCTGTACGACGTGTCGGGCGGCCGCATCACGATCGACGGGCAGGACATCGCGCGGGTGCGGCAGGATTCGCTGCGCAGCCAGATCGCGATCGTCCAGCAGGAGCCCGTGCTGTTCCATCGCACGCTCGCGGAGAACATCGCGTATGCGCGTCCGGATGCGAGCCGCGCCGACATCGAGCGCGCCGCGCGGCTCGCCAGCGCGCACGACTTCATCGCGGCGCTGCCGGACGGTTACGACACGCTGGTCGGCGAGCGCGGGATCAAGCTGTCGGGCGGCGAACGCCAGCGCGTCGCGATCGCGCGCGCGTTCCTCGCCGACGCGCCGATCCTGATCCTCGACGAAGCGACGTCGAGCCTCGACAGCGAAAGCGAGGTGCTGATCCAGCAGGCGATGGAGCGGCTGATGGTCGGGCGCACGACGCTGGTGGTCGCCCATCGGCTGTCGACCGTGCGCGCGCTCGATCGCCTGCTGGTGCTCGATCGCGGCAAGGTGATCGAGGAAGGCAACCACGATGCGCTGATCCGGATCGACGGCGGCGTGTACCGGCGCCTGTTCGAGCGGCAGGCGCTGGAGCTGGCGAAGGGGCTGATCGACACGCCGCGCCGCACCGCCGACGACTCGGCCGGGCCGCTCGGCGAGCCGGCGCAAGCGTGA
- a CDS encoding voltage-gated chloride channel family protein, with product MFFTTSADLLATVRYVCRWLALSVLLGALAGTASALFLIALDCATGTRVAHPWLLWGLPAAGFATGWVYHRFGQSVARGNNLLIDEIHDPKALVPKRMAPLVLVATVVTHLFGGSAGREGTAVQMGGALADRVTHVFRLDREHRRVLLMGGIAAGFASVFGTPLAGAVFGLEVLAIGRVRYDALLTCVASAIVADVVCRAWGVHHTAYAIPFVPAVSATGLAATVVAGIAFGVVGRLFAHATHALTAWFRRAIRYAPLQPVLGGALVAAAATALNVPQYLGLGVPTIEAAFHGPLPAYDFAGKFAFTVVTLASGFKGGEVTPLFYIGATLGNALGQVLALPVPVLAGLGFVAVFAGAANTPIASTIMAIELFGADIGVYAIVACVVAYLFSGHAGIYRAQRVAVGKGARVETE from the coding sequence ATGTTTTTCACCACTTCTGCGGATCTTCTCGCGACCGTGCGCTACGTGTGCCGCTGGCTCGCACTGTCGGTCCTGCTCGGCGCGCTGGCCGGCACGGCTTCCGCGCTGTTCCTGATCGCGCTCGATTGCGCGACCGGCACACGCGTCGCGCATCCCTGGCTGCTGTGGGGGCTGCCCGCAGCCGGTTTCGCAACCGGCTGGGTCTACCATCGTTTCGGCCAGTCGGTCGCGCGCGGCAACAACCTGCTGATCGACGAGATCCACGACCCGAAGGCACTGGTGCCGAAGCGGATGGCGCCGCTCGTGCTGGTCGCGACCGTCGTCACGCATCTGTTCGGCGGGTCGGCCGGGCGCGAGGGCACGGCCGTGCAGATGGGCGGCGCGCTGGCCGACCGCGTCACGCACGTGTTTCGCCTCGATCGCGAACATCGGCGCGTGCTGCTGATGGGCGGGATCGCGGCCGGTTTCGCGTCGGTGTTCGGCACGCCGCTCGCCGGCGCGGTGTTCGGGCTCGAGGTGCTTGCGATCGGACGCGTGCGCTACGACGCGCTGCTGACCTGCGTCGCGTCGGCGATCGTCGCCGACGTCGTGTGCCGCGCGTGGGGTGTGCACCACACCGCGTATGCCATTCCGTTCGTGCCGGCCGTGTCGGCGACGGGGCTGGCGGCAACCGTCGTCGCGGGGATCGCATTCGGCGTGGTCGGCCGGCTGTTCGCGCATGCGACGCATGCGCTGACCGCGTGGTTCCGGCGCGCGATCCGCTATGCGCCGCTGCAGCCGGTGCTCGGGGGCGCACTGGTCGCGGCGGCCGCCACCGCGCTGAACGTGCCGCAGTATCTCGGCCTCGGCGTGCCGACGATCGAGGCGGCGTTCCACGGGCCGCTGCCGGCTTACGACTTCGCGGGCAAGTTCGCGTTTACGGTGGTCACGCTGGCGTCGGGGTTCAAGGGCGGCGAGGTGACGCCGCTGTTCTATATCGGCGCGACGCTCGGCAACGCGCTCGGCCAGGTGCTCGCGCTGCCGGTGCCCGTGCTCGCCGGGCTCGGCTTCGTCGCGGTATTCGCGGGCGCGGCCAATACACCGATCGCATCGACGATCATGGCGATCGAATTGTTCGGCGCGGATATCGGCGTGTACGCGATCGTCGCGTGCGTGGTCGCCTATCTGTTTTCCGGGCACGCGGGGATCTATCGCGCGCAGCGGGTGGCGGTGGGCAAGGGCGCGCGGGTGGAGACGGAGTGA
- a CDS encoding chemotaxis response regulator protein-glutamate methylesterase — protein sequence MNIGIVNDLPLAVEALRRVIALRPDHRVLWVATDGDEAVDFCVAHPPDLVLMDLVMPKVDGVAATRAIMARAPCAILIVTASVSANTSSVYEAMGAGALDAVDTPTLALGLASDASPQPLLAKIDQIGRLLESRTAALVPPGPAPAPGQPTLVAIGASAGGPTALTALLRVLPADFPAAIVIVQHVDQAFALGMAEWLDGYTRLPVRVARQGNVPCAGEVLLAATNDHLYLSPRGVLGYTRHPADTPYRPSIDVFFNSVADGWQGDALGVLLTGMGRDGALGLKAMRAKGCYTIAQDEATSAVYGMPKAAAAIGAASAILPLDRIAPQLISRVTRCASRG from the coding sequence ATGAACATCGGCATCGTCAACGATCTGCCGCTGGCGGTCGAGGCGCTGCGGCGCGTGATCGCGCTGCGGCCCGACCATCGCGTGCTGTGGGTGGCGACCGACGGCGACGAGGCCGTGGATTTCTGCGTCGCGCATCCGCCGGACCTCGTGCTGATGGATCTCGTGATGCCGAAGGTCGACGGCGTGGCCGCGACGCGCGCGATCATGGCGCGTGCGCCGTGCGCGATCCTGATCGTGACCGCGAGCGTCAGCGCGAACACGTCGTCGGTGTACGAGGCGATGGGCGCGGGCGCGCTCGACGCGGTCGATACGCCGACGCTCGCGCTCGGCCTCGCGAGCGATGCGTCGCCGCAGCCGCTGCTCGCGAAGATCGACCAGATCGGTCGCCTGCTCGAAAGCCGTACGGCGGCCCTCGTGCCGCCCGGGCCGGCGCCTGCGCCGGGCCAGCCGACGCTCGTCGCGATCGGCGCGTCCGCCGGCGGCCCGACCGCGCTGACCGCGCTGCTGCGCGTGCTGCCGGCCGATTTCCCGGCCGCGATCGTGATCGTCCAGCACGTCGACCAGGCGTTCGCGCTCGGCATGGCCGAGTGGCTCGACGGCTATACGCGGCTGCCGGTGCGCGTCGCGCGGCAGGGCAACGTGCCGTGCGCGGGGGAGGTGCTGCTCGCGGCGACCAACGACCACCTGTACCTGTCGCCGCGCGGCGTGCTCGGCTATACGCGCCATCCGGCCGACACGCCGTACCGGCCGTCGATCGACGTGTTCTTCAACAGCGTCGCCGACGGCTGGCAGGGCGATGCGCTCGGCGTGCTGCTGACCGGCATGGGGCGCGACGGCGCGCTCGGGCTGAAGGCGATGCGCGCGAAGGGCTGCTACACGATCGCGCAGGACGAGGCGACCAGCGCCGTCTACGGGATGCCGAAGGCGGCTGCCGCGATCGGCGCGGCGTCGGCGATCCTGCCGCTCGACCGGATCGCGCCTCAGCTGATTTCGCGCGTGACGCGCTGCGCGTCGCGCGGCTAG